One segment of Neobacillus endophyticus DNA contains the following:
- the pdhA gene encoding pyruvate dehydrogenase (acetyl-transferring) E1 component subunit alpha yields MWMEPNEVTIEKVQYLDENGKIRAAAPDIRDDELITLYKWMVQARVFDQRALKLQRQGRIGTYAPMIGQEAAQIGSACALGKQDWIYPSYREGAACFVHGFPMKNFFLYTMGHLKGTDAEGAHVFPVQIIIGAQCLHAVGGAWAGKYHKENSVSVTYIGDGGTSEGDFHEAMNFASVYKLPLIFFVQNNHWAISVPRSKQTASKTIAQKAVAYGMASIQVDGNDVLAVYTTMKQALERARQGKPVLIEAVTYRQGPHTTADDPMKYRDPQELEQWLAKDPLKRMKAFMIEKRIWNEALDKAEFELAEQKVKEAFELAVNAPKSTTEEIFDVVYEQRTNQLTEQKNSIAREGVL; encoded by the coding sequence ATGTGGATGGAGCCGAATGAAGTGACTATTGAAAAAGTTCAATATCTGGATGAGAACGGTAAGATCCGGGCTGCTGCACCGGATATAAGGGATGATGAGCTGATTACCTTGTACAAATGGATGGTACAGGCACGGGTGTTTGACCAGCGGGCATTAAAGCTGCAACGTCAGGGGAGAATTGGCACTTATGCGCCGATGATCGGGCAGGAAGCAGCACAAATTGGAAGCGCTTGCGCTTTAGGGAAGCAGGATTGGATTTATCCCAGCTACCGTGAAGGGGCGGCCTGTTTTGTTCACGGCTTTCCAATGAAGAATTTTTTTCTCTACACGATGGGGCATCTGAAGGGAACGGATGCGGAAGGAGCCCATGTATTCCCTGTTCAAATCATCATTGGTGCTCAGTGTCTCCATGCAGTTGGAGGAGCTTGGGCAGGAAAATATCATAAAGAAAACAGTGTGAGTGTAACATATATTGGCGATGGCGGGACATCAGAAGGGGATTTTCATGAAGCAATGAACTTCGCCTCGGTTTATAAGCTTCCCCTCATCTTTTTTGTGCAAAATAATCACTGGGCTATTAGCGTCCCGCGATCCAAACAAACCGCCAGTAAAACGATTGCTCAAAAAGCAGTAGCATATGGAATGGCCAGCATTCAAGTGGACGGGAATGACGTTTTAGCCGTTTATACAACTATGAAGCAGGCCTTGGAGCGGGCACGTCAGGGTAAACCTGTGTTAATCGAAGCTGTTACATATAGGCAGGGGCCGCATACAACAGCAGACGATCCGATGAAATACCGGGATCCTCAAGAATTAGAGCAATGGCTGGCGAAGGATCCATTAAAGCGGATGAAAGCTTTCATGATAGAAAAAAGGATATGGAACGAAGCTTTGGATAAAGCGGAATTTGAATTAGCGGAGCAAAAGGTGAAGGAAGCTTTTGAGCTGGCAGTAAATGCTCCAAAAAGTACGACGGAAGAAATTTTTGATGTGGTGTATGAGCAAAGAACGAACCAGTTGACAGAACAGAAGAACTCCATTGCTAGAGAGGGGGTATTGTAA
- a CDS encoding DJ-1/PfpI family protein has product MSKKVLILAGDAVEALEIYYPYFRCLEEGYNVQIAAPSKKKLQTVVHDFIGWDTYTESKGYLVDSQLAFEDVNPEEYDGLIIPGGRAPEYIRLNENVPRIVAHFFEANKPVAAICHASLVLTTVRQYLEGRELTAYIACKPDVEAAGATYIENHLHVEGNLVSGHAWPDLPGFMKEFIKQLNK; this is encoded by the coding sequence ATGTCAAAAAAGGTATTAATTTTAGCTGGTGATGCGGTTGAGGCCTTAGAGATTTACTATCCATATTTTCGCTGCTTGGAAGAAGGGTATAATGTGCAAATTGCAGCACCGTCTAAGAAGAAACTTCAGACAGTTGTCCACGATTTCATTGGCTGGGATACTTATACGGAGAGTAAAGGCTACTTAGTCGATTCACAGCTGGCCTTTGAGGATGTGAACCCGGAAGAGTATGATGGATTAATAATTCCAGGTGGAAGAGCACCAGAGTATATCCGTTTGAATGAAAATGTCCCTAGAATTGTAGCCCATTTCTTTGAAGCCAATAAACCAGTAGCGGCCATTTGCCATGCCAGCCTTGTTTTAACAACAGTGCGTCAATATTTAGAGGGCAGAGAGCTGACAGCTTATATCGCGTGCAAACCTGACGTGGAAGCAGCAGGTGCCACTTATATTGAAAATCATCTGCATGTCGAGGGGAATCTCGTCTCCGGACATGCTTGGCCTGACCTGCCGGGATTTATGAAAGAGTTTATTAAACAGTTGAATAAGTAG
- a CDS encoding EcsC family protein yields the protein MESIDELQRELAIIEKWEKDQRKIWFWERIGRLPFKLLDKLTPQFIHNKIGTLLEEIGVYIQSGGKYLVNKNKLYKVIETETKMSIRTSSDVKGIPLYSMEKISKEVVARRTRFAAFQGATTGIGGIFTLAIDIPALLTVSLKTLQEISIIHGYDPDEKSERVFIIKCLQFSLADVVGKRAILNELSSFNYGRSRSDKLFSQIQGWREVVYTYREQFGWKKLFQMVPVAGVVFGAATNKAMMTNLSEACMMFYRKRVILERLEKMKEVKEY from the coding sequence ATGGAATCAATAGATGAATTACAGAGGGAATTAGCCATTATTGAAAAATGGGAAAAGGATCAAAGAAAAATATGGTTTTGGGAACGAATAGGTCGTCTTCCATTTAAACTATTAGATAAACTAACTCCCCAATTTATTCATAATAAGATCGGAACATTGCTTGAAGAAATAGGTGTATATATCCAAAGTGGCGGGAAATACCTGGTTAATAAAAATAAATTATATAAAGTGATTGAAACGGAAACCAAGATGTCAATTCGCACCAGCTCTGATGTTAAGGGGATTCCCCTTTATTCTATGGAAAAAATCAGTAAGGAGGTAGTGGCGAGGAGAACAAGATTTGCTGCCTTTCAGGGTGCAACCACTGGGATCGGAGGGATTTTTACTCTTGCAATCGATATTCCTGCTCTTTTGACTGTTTCTCTAAAAACGCTGCAAGAAATTTCTATTATTCATGGTTATGATCCAGATGAGAAAAGTGAAAGAGTGTTTATAATTAAATGTTTGCAATTTTCTTTGGCTGATGTTGTAGGTAAACGGGCCATTCTGAATGAGCTTTCTTCCTTTAATTATGGAAGAAGCAGGTCGGATAAGTTGTTTTCACAAATTCAAGGATGGAGAGAAGTTGTTTATACATATAGGGAACAGTTCGGCTGGAAAAAGTTATTTCAAATGGTCCCGGTAGCCGGTGTGGTTTTTGGAGCAGCTACTAACAAAGCGATGATGACAAATCTATCAGAGGCCTGTATGATGTTTTATCGTAAACGGGTTATTTTAGAACGCCTAGAAAAAATGAAAGAAGTAAAAGAGTACTGA
- a CDS encoding alpha-ketoacid dehydrogenase subunit beta: MPAMTMIEAINFTLRKEMERDERVICLGEDIGKNGGVFRATDGLQDLFGEDRVVDTPIAESAIVGTAVGMAARGLRPVAEIQFFGFIYEAMDQMAAQAARLRFRSGGRLGAPMVVRAPFGGGVKTPELHSDSLEGLFLHSPGLKVVIPSSPYDAKGLLAAAIRDNDPVLFLEPMKLYRAFRQEVPEEDYVIEIGKAKVLKEGEDVTIITWGATVPLVSKVAERWEQQENVSIELIDLRTISPIDEEAIVFSVQKTGRVLIVHEAVKTGGPGAEISALINEKALFFLSAPIIRIASFDTPYPVPSVEDDWLPNAERINKGIREVLAH, encoded by the coding sequence ATGCCGGCGATGACTATGATTGAAGCGATCAATTTTACCTTAAGAAAAGAGATGGAACGAGACGAACGGGTCATTTGTTTAGGGGAGGATATTGGGAAAAACGGTGGTGTGTTCCGTGCTACTGATGGTCTTCAGGATCTGTTTGGGGAAGACAGGGTGGTTGATACGCCGATTGCAGAATCTGCCATTGTCGGGACAGCGGTCGGAATGGCGGCGAGAGGATTGCGGCCGGTTGCAGAGATTCAATTTTTCGGCTTTATCTATGAGGCGATGGATCAGATGGCGGCTCAGGCTGCAAGGCTAAGATTCAGATCTGGCGGGAGATTAGGGGCACCGATGGTCGTGCGGGCACCGTTTGGCGGGGGTGTGAAAACTCCGGAACTTCATTCTGATAGTTTGGAAGGGTTATTTTTACATTCGCCGGGGTTGAAGGTGGTCATACCAAGCTCTCCTTATGATGCCAAAGGGTTGTTAGCAGCTGCAATTCGCGATAATGACCCTGTGTTATTCTTAGAGCCCATGAAGCTTTACCGTGCTTTTAGGCAGGAAGTGCCTGAGGAAGATTATGTGATTGAAATCGGCAAGGCCAAGGTTTTAAAAGAAGGAGAGGATGTAACGATTATTACATGGGGGGCGACTGTACCGCTTGTAAGCAAAGTGGCTGAGAGATGGGAGCAACAGGAAAATGTCTCGATTGAATTGATTGATTTAAGGACGATTTCTCCAATTGATGAGGAAGCTATTGTCTTTTCTGTGCAGAAAACAGGCAGAGTATTAATTGTACATGAAGCCGTTAAAACAGGAGGACCTGGAGCGGAAATCTCGGCGTTGATTAATGAAAAGGCTTTGTTCTTTCTCTCGGCTCCAATCATTCGGATTGCAAGTTTTGATACTCCTTATCCGGTACCGTCTGTAGAAGATGATTGGCTGCCAAATGCAGAACGGATTAATAAAGGCATTCGGGAAGTTTTGGCACATTGA